Proteins found in one Rhodovulum sp. MB263 genomic segment:
- the argS gene encoding arginine--tRNA ligase: MNLFNDLRALVIDCLDAMVADGALPAGLDLSNVAVEPPRDAAHGDMATNAAMVLARPAGRKPRDIAEALAARLAADSRIASAEVAGPGFLNLRLAPGVWQGLVAKVLGQGGDFGRSALGAGQKVNIEFVSANPTGPMHVGHVRGAVVGDALASLLDFAGWDVTREYYINDGGAQVDVLARSAYERYREANGLEPEIREGLYPGDYLIPVGAALKEKYGDSLLDKGEEDWLADIRVFATEMMMQMIREDLAALGVTMDVFSSEKALYGTGKIEAALDRLKGMGLIYEGVLEPPKGKTPDDWEPREQTLFRSTAHGDDVDRPVMKSDGSWTYFAPDIAYHYDKVGRGFDQLIDILGADHGGYVKRMKAAVAALSEGRVPLDIKLIQLVKLWKNGEPFKMSKRAGTYVTLRDVVEQVGRDVTRFVMLTRKNDAPLDFDFDKVLEQSKDNPVFYVQYAHARVCSVLRKAAEAGIAADDATLAAADLTKLDHEAEIAVAKKLAEWPRLIEIAARTNEPHRVAFYLYELASELHALWNRGNELPELRFLQEGDTATSQAKIALARSVAVVISAGLGILGVTPVDEMR; encoded by the coding sequence ATGAACCTCTTCAACGATCTGCGCGCGCTGGTGATCGACTGTCTCGACGCGATGGTGGCCGATGGCGCGCTGCCTGCGGGCCTCGATCTCTCGAATGTCGCCGTCGAGCCGCCGCGCGATGCCGCCCATGGCGACATGGCCACCAATGCCGCGATGGTGCTGGCCAGGCCCGCCGGGCGGAAGCCGCGCGACATCGCCGAGGCGCTGGCCGCCCGGCTGGCCGCCGATTCGCGCATCGCCAGTGCCGAAGTGGCTGGCCCCGGTTTCCTGAACCTGCGGCTTGCTCCCGGGGTCTGGCAGGGACTGGTGGCGAAGGTGCTGGGGCAGGGGGGCGATTTCGGCCGCTCGGCCCTCGGTGCCGGGCAGAAGGTCAATATCGAATTCGTCTCGGCCAACCCGACGGGGCCGATGCATGTGGGCCATGTCCGCGGTGCGGTGGTGGGCGATGCGCTGGCCAGCCTGCTGGATTTTGCCGGCTGGGACGTGACGCGCGAATATTACATCAACGATGGGGGCGCGCAGGTCGATGTGCTGGCGCGCTCGGCCTATGAGCGCTACCGCGAGGCCAACGGGCTCGAGCCCGAGATCCGCGAGGGGCTTTACCCGGGCGATTACCTGATCCCCGTCGGCGCGGCGCTGAAGGAGAAATACGGCGACAGCCTTCTGGACAAGGGCGAAGAGGACTGGCTGGCCGATATCCGCGTTTTTGCCACCGAGATGATGATGCAGATGATCCGCGAGGATCTGGCGGCGCTTGGCGTCACGATGGACGTCTTCTCGTCGGAAAAGGCGCTTTACGGCACCGGCAAGATCGAGGCGGCGCTGGACCGGCTGAAAGGCATGGGGCTGATCTACGAGGGCGTGCTCGAACCGCCGAAGGGCAAGACCCCGGACGACTGGGAACCGCGCGAGCAGACCCTGTTCCGCTCGACCGCGCATGGCGACGACGTCGACCGGCCGGTGATGAAGTCGGACGGGTCCTGGACCTATTTCGCCCCCGACATCGCCTATCACTATGACAAGGTGGGGCGCGGCTTCGACCAGCTGATCGATATTCTCGGCGCCGATCATGGCGGCTATGTCAAGCGGATGAAGGCCGCCGTCGCGGCGCTGTCCGAGGGCCGGGTGCCGCTCGACATCAAGCTGATCCAGCTGGTGAAGCTCTGGAAGAACGGCGAGCCCTTCAAGATGTCGAAACGCGCGGGCACCTATGTGACGCTGCGCGACGTGGTCGAGCAGGTCGGCCGCGACGTGACCCGTTTCGTCATGCTGACCCGCAAGAATGACGCGCCTCTGGATTTCGATTTCGACAAGGTGCTGGAGCAGTCGAAGGACAACCCGGTCTTCTATGTGCAATATGCCCATGCCCGCGTCTGTTCGGTGCTGCGCAAGGCCGCCGAGGCGGGCATTGCCGCCGATGATGCGACGCTGGCTGCGGCCGATCTGACGAAGCTCGACCACGAGGCCGAGATCGCGGTGGCGAAGAAGCTCGCTGAATGGCCGCGCCTGATCGAGATCGCGGCCCGCACCAACGAGCCGCACCGGGTCGCCTTCTATCTTTACGAACTGGCCTCCGAGCTGCACGCGCTCTGGAACCGCGGCAACGAATTGCCCGAATTGCGCTTCCTGCAGGAGGGCGACACGGCCACAAGTCAGGCCAAAATCGCCCTGGCCCGGTCCGTGGCCGTTGTCATTTCCGCCGGTCTTGGTATTCTCGGCGTCACTCCGGTCGATGAAATGCGCTGA
- a CDS encoding deoxyguanosinetriphosphate triphosphohydrolase: MLAPYACKPSESRGRLYPEQESAFRSCFQRDRDRIIHCSAFRRLMHKTQVFVVHEGDSFRTRLTHTIEVGQVARTMANALGLNVELAEAVALAHDLGHTPFGHTGEDALAELMAPFGGFDHNAQAIRIVTRLERHYADFDGLNLTWETLEGIAKHNGPVPRPLPYALAEYDARHDLELHTHAGAEAQVAAIADDVAYNNHDLHDGLRAGLFTESELAELPLLGACFAEVDAVAPGIDAKRRRHEALRRFFGVMVSDVIDGARVALAEAAPSSAAGVRALGRPVIGFSPALYDGLREIRSFLFHRMYRAPSVVKMRTEVTEIVRELFPLYLAHPEYLPAKWREDVAAAKGETALARIVADYIAGMTDRFAMEEHARLTGAALPARRV; the protein is encoded by the coding sequence ATGCTGGCGCCTTATGCATGCAAACCTTCGGAAAGCCGCGGGCGGCTCTACCCCGAGCAGGAAAGCGCCTTCCGGTCCTGTTTCCAGCGCGACCGCGACCGGATCATCCATTGTTCCGCCTTCCGGCGGCTGATGCACAAGACCCAGGTCTTCGTCGTCCATGAGGGCGACAGCTTCCGCACCCGGCTGACCCATACGATCGAGGTCGGGCAGGTGGCGCGGACCATGGCCAATGCGCTGGGGCTGAACGTGGAACTGGCCGAGGCGGTGGCGCTCGCGCATGATCTGGGCCATACGCCTTTCGGCCATACCGGCGAGGATGCGCTGGCCGAGCTGATGGCGCCTTTCGGCGGCTTCGATCACAATGCCCAGGCGATCCGGATCGTCACCCGGCTGGAGCGGCATTACGCCGATTTCGACGGGCTGAACCTGACCTGGGAGACGCTGGAGGGCATCGCCAAGCATAACGGCCCGGTGCCGCGCCCGCTGCCCTATGCGCTGGCCGAGTACGATGCCCGCCACGATCTGGAACTGCACACCCATGCCGGCGCCGAGGCCCAGGTCGCGGCCATTGCCGACGATGTCGCCTACAACAATCACGACCTGCATGACGGGCTTCGGGCCGGGCTCTTCACCGAGTCCGAGCTGGCCGAACTGCCGCTGCTGGGCGCCTGCTTTGCCGAGGTCGATGCGGTCGCGCCCGGGATCGACGCCAAGCGCCGCCGCCACGAGGCGCTCCGGCGTTTCTTCGGGGTGATGGTCAGCGATGTCATCGACGGTGCCCGCGTCGCGCTGGCCGAGGCGGCCCCGTCGAGCGCGGCCGGGGTCCGGGCGCTGGGCCGCCCGGTGATCGGTTTCTCGCCCGCGCTTTACGACGGCCTGCGCGAGATCCGCTCGTTCCTGTTCCATCGCATGTATCGCGCGCCCTCGGTGGTGAAGATGCGCACCGAGGTGACGGAAATCGTGCGCGAGCTCTTCCCGCTCTATCTGGCCCATCCCGAATACCTGCCCGCGAAGTGGCGCGAGGATGTCGCCGCGGCAAAGGGCGAGACCGCGCTGGCCAGGATCGTGGCCGATTACATCGCGGGCATGACCGACCGCTTCGCGATGGAGGAACATGCCCGGCTGACCGGTGCCGCCCTGCCTGCACGCCGGGTCTGA
- a CDS encoding iron-sulfur cluster assembly accessory protein, with product MTLPPRVTERAYARLSEIGAAKQGKALRVAVEGGGCSGFQYAITLDDPAEDDLVLEGAGEKVVVDSVSLPFLQNATIDFSKELIGAKFVIDNPNATSSCGCGTSFSI from the coding sequence CTGACGCTTCCGCCCAGAGTCACCGAGCGCGCCTATGCGCGCCTGTCCGAAATCGGCGCCGCGAAACAGGGCAAGGCGCTCAGGGTCGCCGTCGAGGGGGGCGGCTGTTCGGGATTTCAGTACGCGATCACGCTGGACGACCCCGCCGAGGACGATCTCGTGCTGGAAGGCGCGGGCGAGAAGGTGGTGGTCGATTCGGTCTCGCTGCCCTTCCTGCAAAACGCGACCATCGACTTCAGCAAGGAACTGATCGGCGCCAAATTCGTTATAGACAATCCGAACGCCACCAGCTCCTGCGGCTGCGGCACCTCGTTCTCGATCTGA
- a CDS encoding amidoligase family protein has protein sequence MDGITQLVPRDRFLPLCPCETRAGERRRAGIEIEFGELTEAEAADVVARTLGGTPREIAAHDFEVETPGLGRVSICLDTSFRDKAGSALTDLGLQLGRAVVPVEVVTPPLRPDQLPEAERLRGALRAAGARGSREGVFLGFGLHLNPEIPGQDAADLLPVIRAFALIEDWLRKADPIDPSRRVLPFVDPYPRSFVDRLAAAGGDWTLEALLDAYLGETPTRNRGLDMLPCLAHLAQDRVAQALGPGAAAIGARPTFHYRLPDCRIDEPGWRLAYEWNRWVMVERLAADTAALEELAADWLEYRAALTTTRSDWFAHLDRVLCKLELWDGSCGKDGKTGP, from the coding sequence ATGGACGGCATCACCCAGCTCGTGCCGCGCGACCGGTTCCTGCCGCTCTGCCCATGCGAAACCCGCGCGGGCGAGAGGCGCCGCGCGGGGATAGAGATCGAATTCGGCGAGCTGACGGAGGCAGAGGCCGCCGATGTCGTGGCCCGGACGCTGGGCGGTACGCCCCGCGAGATCGCCGCCCATGATTTCGAGGTCGAGACGCCCGGTCTCGGCCGGGTCTCGATCTGCCTCGACACCTCCTTCCGCGACAAGGCCGGCAGCGCCCTGACCGATCTGGGACTGCAGCTCGGCCGCGCCGTGGTGCCGGTCGAGGTGGTGACCCCGCCGCTGCGTCCCGATCAGCTGCCCGAGGCCGAGCGCCTGCGCGGGGCGCTGCGCGCCGCCGGGGCCCGGGGCAGCCGCGAAGGCGTCTTTCTGGGCTTCGGGCTGCATCTCAACCCCGAGATCCCGGGGCAGGACGCGGCCGATCTGCTGCCCGTGATCCGCGCCTTCGCGCTGATCGAGGACTGGCTCCGGAAGGCCGATCCCATCGATCCGTCGCGGCGGGTCCTGCCCTTCGTCGATCCCTATCCGCGCAGCTTCGTCGACCGGCTGGCCGCCGCCGGGGGAGACTGGACGCTGGAGGCCTTGCTCGACGCCTATCTGGGCGAGACCCCGACCCGCAATCGCGGGCTCGACATGCTGCCCTGCCTCGCGCATCTGGCGCAGGACCGGGTGGCGCAGGCGCTCGGGCCGGGCGCGGCCGCGATCGGCGCCAGGCCCACCTTCCATTACCGCCTGCCCGACTGCCGCATCGACGAACCGGGCTGGCGGCTGGCCTATGAATGGAACCGCTGGGTCATGGTCGAGCGGCTGGCCGCCGATACCGCCGCGCTGGAAGAGCTGGCCGCGGACTGGCTCGAGTACCGCGCCGCGCTGACCACCACCCGGTCGGACTGGTTCGCGCATCTCGACCGGGTTCTGTGCAAACTGGAACTCTGGGACGGCTCATGTGGCAAAGACGGCAAGACCGGCCCCTGA
- a CDS encoding gamma-glutamyl-gamma-aminobutyrate hydrolase family protein, with the protein MWQRRQDRPLIAVTTSARSGWRVFPLVAFSLWLAGGRGVRWGTGRSADIDGVDGLIIGGGDDISPDLYGMQLVTSARLDPARDALERRLVEAAIARGKPVLGICRGAQMLNVALGGTLDQDAYGTYTASKRVWTILPRKAVTVCPGTRLAEIAGPDPMRVNALHSQAVARLGSDLEVAARDRGGMVQAVERRRDPFALGVQWHPEHLFYARRQRAIFAALVAAAAAGRRAHGQLRAIDAMLEKTTL; encoded by the coding sequence ATGTGGCAAAGACGGCAAGACCGGCCCCTGATCGCGGTGACGACCTCGGCCCGCTCGGGCTGGCGGGTCTTTCCGCTGGTGGCGTTCAGCCTCTGGCTTGCGGGCGGGCGCGGCGTGCGCTGGGGCACCGGGCGCAGCGCCGATATCGACGGGGTCGACGGGCTGATCATCGGCGGCGGCGACGACATCTCGCCCGATCTCTACGGCATGCAGCTGGTGACCTCGGCCCGGCTCGATCCCGCGCGCGACGCGCTGGAGCGCCGCCTCGTCGAGGCCGCCATCGCCCGCGGCAAGCCGGTGCTGGGCATCTGCCGCGGTGCGCAGATGCTGAACGTGGCGCTTGGCGGCACGCTCGATCAGGACGCCTATGGCACCTATACCGCCTCGAAACGGGTCTGGACCATCCTGCCGCGCAAGGCGGTGACGGTCTGCCCCGGCACCCGGCTGGCCGAGATCGCCGGTCCGGATCCGATGCGGGTCAATGCGCTGCATTCCCAGGCGGTGGCCCGGCTCGGTTCCGATCTCGAGGTTGCCGCCCGCGACCGGGGCGGTATGGTGCAGGCGGTCGAGCGTCGCCGCGATCCCTTTGCGCTGGGGGTGCAATGGCATCCCGAGCATCTGTTCTATGCCCGGCGCCAGCGCGCGATCTTCGCCGCGCTGGTCGCCGCCGCAGCCGCCGGGCGGCGCGCGCATGGACAGCTGCGCGCCATCGACGCCATGCTGGAAAAGACGACTCTTTAA
- a CDS encoding cytochrome c: MRKVLLTAALAALPLAASAADVKDDVVEARQGYYSLLGANMGTLVSMVKGETEYDGAKAQTAADNLLTLTKYNIGHLYMPGTSSEDMPGKTAALPKIWSDMGGVQEKGMAFVKAVENLQEVAGLDKGELAKGIQQVGGSCKGCHDNYRAKH; this comes from the coding sequence ATGCGTAAAGTTCTTCTGACCGCCGCTCTCGCCGCGCTGCCGCTGGCGGCTTCGGCTGCCGACGTGAAGGATGACGTCGTCGAGGCCCGCCAAGGCTACTATTCCCTGCTCGGCGCCAACATGGGCACCCTCGTGTCGATGGTCAAAGGCGAAACCGAGTATGACGGGGCCAAGGCGCAAACCGCGGCCGACAACCTTCTGACCCTCACCAAATACAATATCGGCCATCTTTACATGCCCGGAACCTCGTCCGAGGACATGCCCGGCAAGACCGCTGCCCTGCCCAAGATCTGGAGCGACATGGGCGGCGTGCAGGAAAAAGGCATGGCCTTCGTGAAGGCGGTCGAAAACCTGCAGGAGGTCGCCGGGCTCGACAAGGGCGAGCTGGCCAAGGGCATCCAGCAGGTCGGCGGCTCGTGCAAGGGCTGCCACGACAACTACCGCGCCAAGCACTGA